A genomic segment from Flavobacterium inviolabile encodes:
- a CDS encoding serine hydrolase domain-containing protein — translation MKQITAPLFLAILLSFQFAFSQKKPGLSKKLETKIDSLIRTEFNDQNGPGGVFVVTQKGKSLYRKAFGKANLELDVNMTPENVFQIGSITKQFTAVAILMLEEQGKLNVNDAVSKYSKDYPSGDKITIHHLLTHTSGIKEFTKMKSLSSIAQKEMKPEMVVDFFKNETVDFAPGEKFEYNNSGYVLLGYIIEQASGETYENFLKKNIFDKIGMTHTYYATDRQIIPKRAYGYHKKEHGYVNRTVISFSIPFASGALMSTVDDMLKWQNALNQNVLLNSTETKKAFQKYPLNNGETFSYGYGWHLKDIDGTPTREHGGSLFGFKSMGVYVPGEDIYVIGFSNCDCHSPTEITRNIAKVVLENKKK, via the coding sequence GTGAAACAAATTACAGCTCCTTTATTTTTAGCGATACTACTCTCTTTTCAATTCGCCTTTTCTCAGAAAAAACCGGGTCTGTCCAAAAAACTCGAAACCAAAATAGACAGCCTTATCCGTACCGAATTTAACGATCAAAATGGTCCGGGAGGCGTATTTGTGGTTACCCAGAAAGGCAAAAGTTTATACCGTAAAGCCTTTGGAAAAGCCAATCTTGAACTGGATGTGAACATGACACCGGAAAATGTTTTCCAGATAGGTTCGATAACCAAACAATTTACAGCTGTAGCCATTTTGATGCTGGAAGAACAGGGAAAACTGAATGTTAACGATGCTGTTTCAAAATATAGCAAAGACTATCCATCGGGAGATAAAATAACGATTCATCACCTGCTCACGCATACTTCGGGTATTAAGGAATTTACTAAAATGAAGTCCCTTTCATCAATTGCGCAAAAAGAGATGAAACCGGAAATGGTGGTCGATTTTTTCAAAAACGAAACTGTTGATTTTGCACCGGGTGAAAAGTTTGAGTACAACAATTCCGGCTATGTCCTGTTAGGTTATATTATTGAGCAGGCTTCCGGGGAAACCTATGAAAATTTCCTCAAAAAGAATATTTTTGACAAAATCGGAATGACGCATACGTATTATGCTACCGATCGTCAGATTATCCCTAAAAGGGCATACGGATACCATAAAAAAGAACACGGATATGTGAACAGAACCGTAATTAGCTTTAGTATTCCGTTTGCATCTGGCGCATTAATGTCTACTGTTGATGATATGCTGAAATGGCAAAATGCGTTAAACCAAAATGTTTTACTGAATTCGACGGAGACCAAAAAAGCTTTTCAGAAATACCCGTTAAACAATGGTGAAACCTTCTCTTATGGATACGGATGGCACCTAAAAGACATCGACGGAACGCCTACAAGAGAACATGGCGGAAGTCTTTTCGGTTTTAAAAGCATGGGCGTTTATGTCCCGGGTGAGGATATTTATGTGATAGGATTTAGCAATTGCGACTGCCATTCTCCAACGGAGATTACCCGGAATATTGCCAAAGTGGTTCTGGAAAATAAAAAAAAGTAA
- a CDS encoding RtcB family protein, with translation MGNKLSGKDLIKLGFPKNNSINIALGQINRYRKREKKESILTEAKAVLLAPEKFKNHGTWGKVAEGLVNPVAVRMQQLRTTRAPFTIFGENEIDEQAKFQLYDALKLPIAVAGALMPDAHSGYGLPIGGVLATENAVIPYGVGVDIGCRMSLSIFDLPAAFLKGKELQLQAILKEHTKFGMYETHATKADHEVFSRPEFKEIPFVKALLDKAYKQLGTSGGGNHFVEFGIVNIAHPLQEWKIEAGEYFAVLSHSGSRGLGANIAKQYTYLAGKQCPLPKNVQHLAWLDLNTHDGQEYWSAMNLAGDYAKACHDDIHRRIAKILGKRVVATIENHHNFAWKEMHQGKECIVHRKGATPAAEGQLGIIPGSMTAPGYIVMGKGNAASLNSASHGAGRLFSRAKCKTTFTQSDIKKELRKHDVALIGGGIDEAPMAYKDIMKVMDNQQELVTVLGTFTPKIVRMDR, from the coding sequence ATGGGAAATAAATTATCCGGGAAAGACCTTATAAAATTGGGTTTTCCTAAAAACAATAGTATCAATATAGCCTTAGGGCAAATCAACAGATATCGGAAAAGAGAAAAAAAAGAGAGCATTTTAACGGAAGCAAAAGCGGTATTGCTTGCTCCTGAAAAGTTCAAAAACCACGGCACCTGGGGAAAGGTTGCAGAAGGATTGGTAAATCCGGTAGCCGTCAGAATGCAGCAGCTGCGTACAACACGGGCACCGTTCACGATTTTTGGAGAAAATGAAATTGACGAACAGGCAAAGTTTCAGCTTTATGATGCTTTAAAACTGCCAATAGCCGTTGCAGGTGCTTTAATGCCGGATGCACATTCCGGTTACGGCCTACCAATCGGCGGGGTGCTGGCAACAGAAAACGCCGTGATTCCTTATGGAGTGGGTGTCGATATTGGCTGCCGGATGAGTCTGTCCATCTTCGATCTGCCGGCTGCGTTTCTGAAAGGAAAAGAGTTGCAGCTACAGGCAATCCTGAAAGAACATACCAAATTCGGGATGTATGAAACCCATGCGACCAAAGCCGATCATGAGGTGTTTTCCAGACCGGAGTTTAAAGAAATTCCTTTTGTGAAAGCTCTGTTGGATAAGGCTTACAAACAGCTGGGAACTTCCGGCGGCGGGAATCACTTTGTAGAATTCGGGATCGTAAACATTGCCCATCCGCTACAGGAATGGAAAATAGAAGCCGGCGAATATTTTGCTGTTTTATCACACAGCGGTTCCCGCGGACTGGGCGCCAATATCGCCAAACAGTATACCTATCTGGCAGGCAAACAATGTCCGTTGCCTAAAAATGTACAGCATCTGGCATGGCTGGATCTGAATACCCATGACGGGCAGGAATACTGGAGTGCTATGAATTTAGCCGGTGATTATGCGAAAGCCTGCCATGACGATATCCATAGAAGGATCGCGAAAATATTAGGCAAAAGAGTAGTGGCAACAATAGAAAACCATCACAATTTTGCCTGGAAAGAAATGCATCAGGGAAAAGAGTGTATCGTTCACCGGAAAGGAGCGACACCGGCTGCCGAAGGACAATTGGGGATTATTCCCGGTTCGATGACAGCCCCCGGTTATATCGTGATGGGAAAAGGCAATGCAGCCAGTCTGAATTCGGCTTCACACGGCGCCGGAAGATTGTTTTCGAGAGCAAAGTGCAAAACCACTTTTACGCAGAGCGATATTAAAAAGGAACTCCGGAAACATGATGTAGCGCTCATTGGCGGCGGAATAGACGAAGCACCAATGGCTTATAAAGACATCATGAAAGTGATGGACAACCAGCAGGAACTGGTAACGGTTTTGGGCACATTCACGCCTAAAATTGTTAGAATGGACCGATAA
- the prfH gene encoding peptide chain release factor H, translating to MERIIQITSGRGPEECSWVAAQVLKKVLEEAKEKGMEARVLQRESGQENGTVNTATVLVEGSGSAEFADSWIGTIQWIGQSQFRKMHKRKNWFIGIFEVRQSAKAQISYTDIKYQAMRSSGAGGQHVNKVSSAVRAVHVPTGIAAVAMESRSQHQNKKTATERLIQKLEAATLEQLKEEVNQQWENQLQIERGNPKRVFSGTDFKKQKTDKSYKATRQQLKNNLQNYIE from the coding sequence ATGGAAAGGATCATACAGATAACTTCCGGAAGAGGTCCGGAAGAATGTTCCTGGGTGGCCGCCCAGGTACTTAAAAAAGTACTGGAAGAGGCAAAAGAAAAGGGGATGGAAGCCAGAGTGCTGCAACGGGAATCCGGACAGGAAAACGGGACGGTCAATACGGCCACAGTGCTTGTAGAAGGATCCGGAAGTGCTGAATTTGCAGATTCATGGATTGGAACGATTCAATGGATCGGGCAGAGCCAGTTCCGGAAAATGCACAAAAGAAAGAATTGGTTTATCGGAATTTTTGAAGTACGGCAATCCGCGAAAGCGCAGATTTCGTATACAGATATTAAGTACCAGGCCATGCGAAGCTCCGGAGCCGGAGGGCAGCATGTGAACAAAGTGAGCTCGGCCGTTCGTGCCGTTCATGTTCCTACGGGCATTGCGGCAGTGGCAATGGAAAGCCGTTCGCAGCATCAGAATAAAAAAACAGCGACCGAACGCTTAATCCAAAAACTGGAAGCGGCAACTCTGGAACAGCTAAAAGAAGAAGTGAACCAACAATGGGAAAACCAGCTCCAAATTGAAAGAGGAAATCCCAAACGGGTGTTTAGCGGAACCGATTTTAAAAAACAAAAAACGGATAAAAGCTATAAAGCCACCCGGCAACAATTAAAAAATAATTTGCAAAACTATATCGAATGA
- a CDS encoding tetratricopeptide repeat protein, whose translation MKTDKLDKFLFQAMDAYPSYLEETVESLGYALSYDEKNTMALCLFGRLHAEQLYDYESAKMYFEQALSENINALEVYPYFIDTLLINEDYGQAGKLIDFALTIKGCNKAEILLKKVMFLERKRDFKQAKAVLKEVKLHSYNSDLHYFISDTEKRIKEKMELTGLKKDKEKAKGKKKAKSKKKNK comes from the coding sequence ATGAAAACAGATAAATTAGATAAGTTTTTGTTTCAGGCTATGGATGCCTATCCTTCTTATCTGGAAGAAACAGTAGAATCATTAGGCTATGCCTTGTCATACGACGAAAAGAATACAATGGCATTGTGCCTTTTCGGCCGACTGCATGCAGAGCAGTTATATGATTATGAAAGCGCAAAAATGTACTTTGAACAGGCGCTGTCAGAAAATATTAACGCACTGGAGGTCTATCCGTATTTTATTGATACGCTTCTGATCAATGAAGATTACGGGCAGGCCGGGAAACTAATTGATTTCGCCTTAACAATTAAAGGCTGTAATAAAGCGGAAATTCTGTTAAAGAAAGTAATGTTTCTGGAAAGAAAAAGAGACTTCAAGCAAGCCAAAGCGGTTTTGAAAGAAGTAAAGCTGCATTCGTATAATTCCGATTTACATTATTTTATTTCCGATACGGAAAAGCGTATCAAAGAGAAAATGGAATTAACCGGTTTAAAAAAGGATAAAGAGAAAGCCAAAGGCAAGAAAAAAGCGAAATCGAAAAAGAAGAATAAGTAA
- a CDS encoding YceI family protein, whose translation MKRALFVFALFLSFGSLSAQSKKVTKTGEITFEASVPAFEEVKANSRNATFVLNTDTGEIASLILVKSFRFKIALMEEHFNENYIESDRYPKATFKGKIDNFKLSALSESAKDFAIRGKLELHGKTKDVIIPAKIQKSGEDIVINAAFNVNVDDFGIDIPSIVSKKVSKNVNITINSTLK comes from the coding sequence ATGAAAAGAGCACTATTTGTTTTCGCACTATTCCTCTCTTTTGGTTCTTTATCCGCACAATCTAAAAAAGTGACCAAAACCGGGGAAATAACTTTTGAAGCCTCTGTTCCTGCCTTTGAAGAAGTAAAAGCGAACAGCCGCAACGCCACTTTTGTATTGAATACGGACACCGGCGAAATTGCCAGCCTTATTCTGGTAAAAAGCTTTCGTTTCAAGATTGCACTGATGGAAGAACATTTCAATGAAAATTACATTGAAAGCGACCGTTATCCCAAAGCCACTTTTAAAGGGAAAATCGATAATTTCAAGCTGAGCGCCCTATCGGAATCTGCGAAAGACTTTGCCATCAGGGGAAAACTGGAATTACACGGAAAAACAAAGGATGTTATCATACCCGCCAAGATACAGAAGAGCGGTGAAGACATCGTTATCAATGCCGCATTTAATGTGAATGTAGACGATTTCGGAATTGACATTCCCAGCATTGTGAGTAAAAAAGTTTCTAAAAATGTGAATATCACGATCAACAGTACGCTAAAATAA
- a CDS encoding c-type cytochrome, with translation MKFTKILFISFLFVLLAGCTNETDSNLVGTDTNTGPVTYANSVKSIIDNNCISCHGTVPSNGAPMSLTTYADVKNAVLNRGLIDRITRAQGAPGMMPNGGTRLPQTSINKIIEWNNTGLVEQ, from the coding sequence ATGAAATTCACAAAAATACTTTTTATCTCATTTCTATTTGTATTGTTAGCCGGCTGTACCAATGAAACCGACTCCAATCTTGTGGGAACCGATACCAATACCGGTCCTGTAACCTACGCCAATAGCGTTAAAAGTATTATTGACAATAATTGTATTTCCTGCCATGGAACCGTGCCGTCAAATGGCGCTCCAATGTCGTTAACCACCTATGCCGATGTTAAAAATGCCGTACTGAACAGAGGGTTGATCGACAGGATCACACGGGCGCAGGGAGCACCGGGAATGATGCCGAATGGCGGAACCCGGCTGCCGCAAACTTCGATTAATAAAATTATAGAATGGAATAATACCGGTCTTGTAGAACAGTAA
- a CDS encoding OB-fold protein translates to MRKGKIIIILVILALLGFGAYSYLYQGHRDIASEKQSYLVTANSIFEEFKTNETKANEKYLDKAIEVYGKVTGMDLETNSVIIDEKLFIVFKDKIKEGEMMLLSNVNVKGRFIGYDDLLGELKMDEGSVVK, encoded by the coding sequence ATGAGAAAAGGTAAAATAATAATAATCCTCGTTATTCTGGCACTTTTGGGCTTTGGTGCTTATTCATATTTGTATCAGGGACATCGTGATATTGCCTCTGAAAAGCAAAGCTATCTGGTTACGGCAAATTCTATTTTTGAAGAATTTAAAACCAACGAAACCAAAGCCAATGAAAAATATCTGGACAAGGCTATAGAAGTATACGGGAAAGTAACGGGTATGGATTTGGAAACCAATTCTGTTATTATTGATGAAAAGCTTTTTATTGTTTTTAAGGATAAAATTAAAGAAGGTGAAATGATGCTGTTATCCAATGTAAATGTGAAAGGGAGATTTATCGGCTATGATGACCTGCTGGGTGAATTGAAAATGGATGAAGGTTCTGTTGTAAAATAA
- a CDS encoding DUF5777 family beta-barrel protein, whose amino-acid sequence MKKTLLTLCLLPFCSFAQDDLLSQIDTVKTDNKVEAVFKSLKIVNLESTKLASKGDFYFIVAHRFSYVKNGFSDFFGMDDANTQIKFVYGINNWLTAHVSRSGFEKTYEMALKYRLMSQEKNGFPVTLVGFNSLAINSELKKDDFPNLKFENRLSYVTQLLVSRKFTERLSLELAPSYFHQNTLRDFLDADNNVVLPNPQSNDQFALGMGGRYKLTKRWSINMDYAAHLNRAKHSIYTNPLSIGVDLETGGHVFQMHFTNSRAMHEAGFLGATTGNWSKGEIAFGFNLVRVF is encoded by the coding sequence ATGAAAAAAACCTTACTCACCTTATGCTTATTGCCTTTCTGCTCCTTTGCGCAAGATGATTTACTTTCTCAGATTGATACCGTAAAAACGGATAATAAAGTCGAAGCTGTTTTTAAATCTTTGAAAATTGTTAATCTGGAATCTACAAAATTAGCCTCGAAAGGCGACTTTTATTTTATAGTGGCGCACCGTTTTTCGTATGTTAAAAACGGGTTTTCCGACTTTTTTGGAATGGACGATGCAAACACCCAGATTAAGTTTGTATACGGAATCAATAACTGGCTAACGGCACATGTGTCCAGAAGCGGTTTTGAAAAAACCTATGAAATGGCGCTGAAATACAGACTGATGTCGCAGGAAAAAAATGGCTTCCCGGTAACTCTGGTTGGGTTTAACAGCCTGGCGATCAATTCGGAATTAAAGAAAGACGATTTTCCGAATCTGAAATTTGAGAACCGACTCAGTTATGTGACCCAGTTATTAGTGTCCCGAAAGTTTACGGAAAGATTATCGCTGGAACTGGCACCCTCCTATTTTCATCAAAATACCCTGCGGGATTTTCTGGATGCCGATAATAATGTGGTATTGCCCAATCCGCAGTCCAACGATCAGTTTGCATTGGGAATGGGAGGACGATACAAGCTCACCAAACGCTGGTCCATTAATATGGATTATGCGGCACACCTGAACCGTGCCAAACATTCTATCTACACCAATCCGTTGTCAATAGGGGTCGATCTTGAAACCGGAGGGCATGTTTTCCAGATGCACTTTACCAATTCGAGAGCGATGCATGAGGCAGGATTCCTGGGAGCAACCACCGGGAACTGGTCCAAAGGAGAAATCGCATTCGGCTTTAATTTAGTCCGCGTGTTTTAA
- a CDS encoding FG-GAP-like repeat-containing protein: MKKITLLLFLTCAVSAFSQSNCQTAQLVSIGTYTVNAIDGSEAPSPICPPNSNTATSGKWYKYNATTNNSITVSTDLAVNTGKDTRVHIYKGLCGSLECVGGDDDSGTGYLSIATINGTPGTTYYIAFDNRWSPVGFDFKITEQAPVVPPPTLVSFSPVSASLAGSSYKNCVVDMNGDYLDDIVGVSGSQIKILYQNATGGFTTVTYPTTMVNNVPSWSIAAADYDKNGYNDLIYGGGSGATFMKANSNGTAYTATSYPNYIFCQRTNFVDINNDGNLDAFVCHDVDPNVYFLNDGNNNFTFHQGGMGDHPEGGNYGSIWVDYDNDGDPDLFIAKCRGGNTTANINELHRNDGNGVFTNVSVQAGLADPIQTWSSAWADFDNDGDMDVLVGASSNANGMHKLMRNNGDGTFTDVTAGSGYPQLTNLGQENVAHDFNNDGFVDVFGAGNIIMINNGNMTFTPQPIGVTNGPIGDLNNDGFLDIQNNDNVYMNNGNSNKWLKILLKGVQSNINGIGARIEIFGPWGKQIRDVRSGDGFRNMSSLNVHFGLGTATEIYQVIVKWPSGTVDVINNPAVNQSLMVVEGTALNNPEVALDTFMIYPNPAQDFVKVHFNNLDSSAKKALFYDTTGRLVLKAAIQSEQIDIRTLSKGTYILNIESANGQKYSTKFIKN, translated from the coding sequence ATGAAAAAAATTACACTTTTACTATTTTTAACGTGTGCCGTCAGTGCCTTTTCCCAAAGCAACTGTCAGACGGCGCAACTGGTAAGCATCGGCACCTACACCGTTAATGCTATTGACGGATCGGAAGCACCATCCCCTATTTGCCCCCCAAACAGCAATACTGCTACTTCCGGTAAATGGTACAAATACAACGCGACCACAAACAACAGCATTACCGTATCTACCGATCTTGCCGTAAATACCGGTAAAGATACCCGTGTACACATTTACAAAGGACTTTGCGGTTCCCTGGAATGCGTGGGCGGTGATGACGATAGCGGTACCGGATATTTATCCATCGCTACGATTAACGGTACTCCGGGCACTACCTATTATATTGCTTTTGATAACCGCTGGAGTCCTGTGGGATTTGACTTTAAAATCACCGAACAGGCACCGGTAGTTCCACCGCCAACGCTTGTTAGTTTCTCTCCGGTTTCCGCTTCGCTTGCCGGTTCTTCCTATAAGAACTGTGTGGTGGATATGAATGGGGACTACCTGGACGACATTGTTGGCGTGAGCGGTTCCCAGATTAAAATTTTATACCAGAATGCTACCGGTGGGTTTACCACCGTCACCTATCCGACAACGATGGTTAACAACGTACCTTCCTGGAGTATTGCCGCAGCAGATTACGACAAAAACGGATATAACGATTTGATCTACGGAGGCGGCAGCGGGGCAACCTTTATGAAAGCCAACAGCAACGGAACAGCTTATACCGCTACCTCCTATCCTAATTATATCTTCTGCCAGCGAACCAACTTTGTGGACATTAATAATGATGGTAACCTGGATGCCTTTGTATGCCATGATGTCGATCCTAATGTTTATTTCCTGAACGACGGTAATAATAACTTTACGTTCCATCAGGGCGGTATGGGAGATCATCCCGAAGGCGGAAATTATGGCTCTATCTGGGTGGATTATGACAACGACGGAGATCCGGATTTGTTTATAGCCAAATGCCGAGGCGGGAACACTACTGCAAACATCAATGAACTGCACCGTAACGATGGTAATGGTGTTTTTACCAATGTGAGCGTTCAGGCCGGTCTTGCCGACCCTATCCAGACCTGGTCGTCAGCATGGGCCGATTTTGACAATGACGGTGATATGGATGTTTTAGTCGGAGCAAGCTCGAATGCAAACGGAATGCACAAATTAATGCGCAACAACGGCGACGGAACTTTTACCGATGTTACAGCCGGTTCCGGATACCCGCAACTGACCAACTTAGGACAGGAAAATGTTGCCCATGATTTTAACAACGACGGTTTTGTGGATGTATTCGGAGCAGGAAACATCATCATGATCAATAACGGCAACATGACCTTTACACCACAGCCTATTGGTGTTACAAACGGTCCTATAGGCGATTTAAACAACGATGGCTTCCTGGATATCCAGAACAACGACAACGTTTATATGAATAACGGCAACAGCAACAAATGGCTAAAAATATTACTGAAAGGTGTGCAGAGCAACATTAACGGTATCGGGGCAAGAATTGAAATATTCGGTCCGTGGGGCAAACAAATCAGAGATGTAAGAAGTGGCGATGGTTTTAGAAACATGAGCTCTTTAAATGTTCATTTTGGTCTGGGAACAGCTACCGAAATTTACCAGGTAATCGTTAAATGGCCTTCCGGAACGGTAGATGTTATTAACAATCCAGCCGTAAATCAAAGCCTTATGGTGGTTGAAGGTACAGCACTTAACAATCCTGAAGTTGCCCTGGATACATTTATGATTTATCCGAACCCGGCACAGGACTTTGTTAAAGTACATTTTAACAACCTTGACAGCAGTGCGAAAAAAGCACTTTTCTATGACACAACCGGTCGTTTAGTACTGAAAGCAGCGATCCAGTCGGAACAGATTGACATCCGTACACTTTCCAAAGGAACCTATATCCTGAATATAGAAAGCGCCAACGGTCAGAAATACTCAACAAAATTCATCAAGAATTAA
- a CDS encoding acyl-CoA thioesterase: METDYKKINSSRITISELMLPSHSNFSGKIHGGYILSLMDQIAFACASKYSGRYCVTASVDTVDFLNPIEVGELVTLKACVNYVGRSSMVVGIRVVSQNIQTGKVKHCNSSYFTMVAKDDTGKNVTAPKPILTSLDEVRRFYDSIRRNNIRKEHNDHLNRFDHTTKEALEGLSNYGVQLDI, encoded by the coding sequence ATGGAAACCGACTACAAAAAAATAAATTCTTCGAGAATCACTATCTCAGAATTGATGCTCCCTTCCCATTCCAATTTCAGCGGAAAAATTCACGGTGGCTATATTCTTTCCCTAATGGATCAGATTGCTTTTGCCTGTGCTTCCAAATATTCCGGCCGTTACTGTGTAACCGCGTCTGTAGATACGGTGGACTTCCTGAATCCTATAGAAGTCGGGGAATTGGTTACCCTGAAAGCCTGTGTGAACTATGTGGGCAGAAGTTCGATGGTTGTCGGTATCCGTGTGGTTTCCCAAAACATTCAGACCGGAAAGGTCAAACATTGCAATTCTTCTTATTTTACGATGGTTGCCAAAGATGATACCGGTAAAAATGTAACCGCTCCGAAACCGATACTGACCAGCCTGGATGAAGTGCGCCGTTTTTATGATTCCATACGCCGCAACAATATCAGGAAAGAACATAATGACCATTTAAACCGCTTTGACCATACCACTAAAGAAGCATTGGAAGGATTATCAAATTACGGAGTACAGTTAGATATATAA